The following DNA comes from Chrysemys picta bellii isolate R12L10 chromosome 25, ASM1138683v2, whole genome shotgun sequence.
ctggctccCACCACGGGCTGGGCCGGGGAATTCCAGCTCCGGTGCCAAGGGGCCACATTGGCGCTGAAGATTGGCCGTGGGGCTCACGGGCCCCGCTGAGCATGTCCACACGCCAGGGACAGCCCCGTGGCTGGCTGGCGCAGGGGGCTCGGACGCCGGGGCGCTGCGGCCTTGTGAGGCGGGAGGGTCTCTACGCGGCCTGAGTGCGGGGAGCCAGCGAGAGGGACAGGCCCTGGGTCACCGGGACAGCGAACCCCAGCCCCCGCGGGAGGCCCCAGGCGGGGCGCGGCCTCACCTGCTCCGAGTTATCCAGCGAGCTCCCCGGCTTCCCGATGCACTTCCGGAAACACTTGTCGGTCATCctctggggagagcagagagcgtCAGAGCCCGAGCGCGAGCGCGAGCCCGAGCCCGCcatgcgccccccctccccctccgcctccctccggcccggcccggccccgccccgcccccacctgcagcagctcctgcgCGTTGGCCACGGCGATCTGCACCTTCACCTGCTCCATGATGAGCCCCGGGTCCAGCTTCCCCCCCGCGGCCCCGAACTCGGAGCCGAACCCGCCCTCCATCCCCGCGCCGCCTGCCCACCGCGCCCGCTCGGAACTGAAGGGCCCGCGCGGGGCACCACGGGACGAGCAGGCCGCCGGGcctacaactcccagcatgcaccgcGCTGCGGATGCCTCCCGAGGCATTATGGGATGTGGCCTAGACTGTGCCCGGCAGAGCCGGAACATGCGCTCAGTCGACCCCGAGAGCGTCCCCGGGCCTGGGGCCGGCGACCCTGCGTCCgcgccacagcgccccctagcaccccTCCAAGGCAgcctctaggccaggggtggacAGGGTTTGGCCCCAGGGCCACAGCGGGGTTGTGAAgctgtatggagggccggctagggaaggctgtgccccccccaacagcctgcccccccctccccgccccctaactgctcccctcagaaccccccccaccgccccctcccggaACCCCCTGTCCCTAACCCCCCCGCCAGCCTTTCAGCATGGGGCCCTGCGAACATGGGCGGAGgattcaggaggagcaggggccccTGACCCCGCAGTGCCTGtgctgagctgcccgagtgccCGATCCTGCGTCCCTCTCTTGTTGGGGGGCCATGCCAGGGCACGCTTTGTTCACTTGTGAATCTGCCCGAGTCGCGCCGCCGGCCTGGCGAGctgaggctctgggggagggggaacagcaggggcggggccgggcaggacagccGTGGCCCACCTTTGCTCTAGTATCACCACCCCGCTGGAAAGCGAAGTGGATTGTCAGCTGGTTCCAACAGCCGTTGCCATCAGTAACCCAAGGGCTGGGAGTGAAGACTCCGAGCTcccagcccaggagggggttATGGACAGTTCCCAGGCCGGAGCTGGTTGAGCAGGAGGAAGGGTGATTAccattgccaattttggttggagggTTCATCCCATGACATaatacatcaggggtcggcaacctttcagaagtggtgtgccgagtccttatttagtcactctaatttaaggttttgcatgccagtcatacattttaatgtttttagaagatctttctataaatctataatatataactaaactagtgttgtatgtaaagtaaataaggtttttaaaatgttcaagaagcttcatttaaaattaaattaaaatgcagaaccccccggaccggtggccaggacccgggcagtgtgagtggcaCCGAAAATCAGCacacgtgccgcaggttgcctacccctgtaataCACAATACTCAATACTCAGGCCTGCCATGAGGCAGGGGGCTgagctagatgacctctcaaggtctcttccagtacTAGGATTCTATGACAATCGTTAATTAAAGGATTATTCTTCaattgggatagctcagtggtttgagcattggcctgctaaacccagggttgtgagttcaatccttgagggggccacttaggaatctggggcaaaatgggtacttggtcctgctagtgaaggcagggagctggactcaatgacctttcaaggtcccttcccgttctaggagataggatatctccaataataataataataattcctggagattccaagACTAGGGTTTGCCAGGTGTGTTTTTTGTCTGGAACGCCCAGTCAAAAAGCGACcctggccattaaaagtctggtcagcggtgcagtaaggctaaggcaggctccttgcctggcgtggctctgcatggctcccggaagcaggggCATGTGCTCCTATGGGTAGGGGCAGCTAGGTGgctctgcaccctgcccccaccccaagtgccatctctgcagctcccattggctgggaactgctgccaatgggaactgtgagGGAagaacctgcggacggggcagtgcacagagccatctggccacacctctgcgtaggagccagagggacaaacatgccactgcttcggggagctgcttgaggtaagtgctgccctgaGCCAGCCCTTATCCCCCTCTGAACCTCCCCAGCTGAGCCCAGACCTGTCATCCTCAGCCAGTCTGCACCCCCATGCGGagccttcacacacacccccacttcaagcccctgccccagccccctctcacaccccaatcccctgcctcagcccagagccccctcccattctctgaatccctcagctccacccccgcACCCCGGAgacaccctcctgcactccaaacccctcatccctggccccaccccagagcctgcagccccagctggagccctcaccctctcccacaccccaaccccttgagcCAGCCCCCTGAAAACAAGCAAGTTTGTGAGGGTGCAGAAAGCGAGCGAcgggggggggagatggagggagcagggggtgggggcctcagaggagcggcgggggggggcaagggtgttcagttttgtgcaagtagaaagttggcaaccctatccaggacaatcctggaggattggcaaccctaggaaGACAAAAGGCACACTGAGGACTAAGACTGTTGTCTCCTGTCCTCCAGACCAGGCTAGGGGAGCATCCCACCTGTGTCAGAGATTTGAGACAAAGAAAACAGAGCAGCCCAGTTttgtcatcatccccattttacagatgggaaactgaggcacagaaaatgtcttgcaggccagcagcagagctgagaatagaccAAGGTCTCCCACTTCCCAGTTCTGTGCTCCAACAACTAGAAACAGAAACTAGACTAATTCAGATAGAAGGAGTTGTGATTTGTTTATCAGATATTTTTCTAACTCCCAGAGGAGGAATGGTTGATCAGGTAATGCTCAGTAAATGCTTTGGGGGTGCCAAGTGTTTACTATAAATAAGTGCTGGtgagaaaagctgggctgataGCCCTGGAGACTTCAGAGTACAGGCTGAGGTCCTCCAAAGGGCCCACACTGCCGGTAAACAATAGTAACATTATTCAGTAGAGAGAGCAGCCACTAGGAGTGTAAACCAATGCCTAAGACCAGCTGGCTCAGGTGGTCTCAATCATTGGCTGGAAATCTAACTCAGGTTGGTAGTGACCAACCGCTGCATTAGAACTAGgcctgtcaattaattgcagttaactcaagcgattaactcaaatcaaattaatttgattttaaaaaatcacaattgcagttttaattgcactgttaaactataatagaataccaatttaaatttattataaatatttttgcatgtttatctatattttcaaatatattgttttcaattacagcacagaatacaaattgtacagtgcttactttatattatttttattatcatttttatagtgcaaatatatGTAATCAAAGGAAATGGTATtcttcaattcacctcataccagAACTatagtgcaacttacaaatgaagatttttgttacataactgcacttaaaaacaaaacaatgtaaaactttagagcctacaagtccactcagtcctacttttgtTCAGTCAATCTCTAaaacaaacaggtttgtttacatttacgggagatactgctgcctgcttatttacaatgtcacttgaaattgagaacaggtgttcacatggcacttcaaaatgtacaaaacatccaaaaatatttaaataaatggtattctattattgttaaacagtgcaattaaaactgattatcacaatttttttttttgaatctcaattttttttaatagtttgacagccctaattaaaacaTGAGCTGTTGGCTTTCGTTCAGTTCCCAGTGGGTAGGAATCCATCACCACTAGCTGCCAATGATTTTCCCCTTTTTGGTCATCACAGGAAGCCAATAGAAACAATCCCTCCAGAACACAGTGGAGACACTGCACAAAATCCAGTGGGGTCAGGATCTCCTGCAGTGAGGGAAAGGAGGTGGAAGTTTGCACTGCTACTATTGGAAGCCAAATGCCAGAGTAGAAAAAGACTCCTTTATCCCTGCACCACACTCAAGGGGACAACATATCACaccaatttcatagaatcatagaatattagagttggaagagacttcaggaggtcatctagtccaatcccctgctcaaagcaggaccaacaccaactaaatcatcccagccaagtctttgtcaagccgggccttaaaaacctctaaggatggagattccaccacctccctagggaacccattccagtgcttcaccaccctcctagtgaaatagtgtttcctaatatccaacctagatctctcccactgcaacttgagaccactgctccttgttctgtcatctaccaccaccgagaacagcctagtgccatcctctttggaaactcacttcaggtagttgaagggctgctatcaaatcccccctcactcttctcttcagactaaataacccccgttccctcagcctctcctcgtcatgtgcctcagcccctaatcatttttgttgccctccactggactctctccaatttgtccacatcccttctgtagtggggggaccaaaactggatgcaatactccaggtgcagcctcaccagtgccgaatagtataatcacttcccttgatctgctggcaatctTCCTaaaatacagcccaatatgccgttggccttctctTCTCTGTTTGTCTACGTGGGGATGACACTCAGTTACGACACACGAGGCAGCCTTTGAATGgggtttagtttgttttaaacaaaagaagGTAACAgataaaattcaaaacatttattGGAGTGTGTTGTACAAAAAGATTTCCAGTCATAAAATGTATATTACAAATCATTGAAAGAGACATTTGGCATGCAtatttcttaaaacaaaaaattgtgaAATGATAAAGTCTAGATCTTTGTGTAGTTTTCATATGCTCCACACCAACATTTTCTATTTCTCTGTTCTTAActtagcagattttttttcataattacTTATTTAAAAACTCAATAAGCCATTATCAAAAAGCTCTTTTACAGCAAATTTCCCAAGGAAATGTCAGTCAAGGCGAGCAGTGGCCTAGACCTGGAGCTACCAAAAGGCTGTGTTAAAAAATTACAATTCAAGTCAAAAGGCATCACTGTTACGAAAATAGAGTTCAAACAAGACAGTATCATTTTGTCCAAATGTAAAGCCTCTTGGCttaaactttgtttaaaataGCTTATTGCTTGCAATATTAGTGTAACAATCTGGGTACTGAAAAACACCAGAATGTCTGTCCGACCCAGCAGACTACATCATGTAGACTACATCAAATCTACATAAACTCCTGACTACAAATTCTTGGAAATTCaataaaagacatttttcttttactaacCCCAAAGTCAATACAGTGCACTGTGCTTCTTTGAACTAATTCTCTCAAAAGTAagcatctttttttccctctagACGTTAGCATTTCAAGAAAGGCATTATGTTTACAAATAATAATTGCATGTAAATATGGGCTTATATAAAAATCacctttaaattattttaaagctaAGCATATTTAAGGGCAAATAGAAATTCTGTTTCCCAGGCCACTTGAAGTTTCAAACAGTAAAAAAATCTAACACAATTTGTCTCCACATTCAGCTAATGCAATGCTTTGAAATGCAATCACCAACCATCCTTCCACTCACTGGTCCCTATAAGGCTGTGTTTCCTTCCAAGTCAGGGGTTTGGAATTGGGCCCAACGGTGATGGTAAAGGCCAGTATCCAATATGGACATGCCTGCTGTTTAGAGGTTAGCCTTTCAAAACTAGATATAGAAAGAATAATTATAAAATGGCTTAAGAGTGAGAAAGTGAGATAAGTGGCTACAGGGCATGCATTATATTGCTAAAAGCCTGCCTCTTGTACTATCCTTCTCGTATTAAAACAGGGAAGGGGAGAATACGAAAGGAAGGATTCACCTTTCAGATGGGATGAGGGTGCAGAGTAATCTCTAGGAACCACTTTCTGACCCCTACAGTATGTCTAACCGGTTTCAGGTTAAGGATCTTTACATGGGATGTTTGAAAAGAAGTATTTTTAAGTGTATAAAGAACACTAAACCCCTCTGGGCACATGCTGTGGGTTCTGGGTGCCCTGTTGCTCAACAA
Coding sequences within:
- the TIMM13 gene encoding mitochondrial import inner membrane translocase subunit Tim13 — its product is MEGGFGSEFGAAGGKLDPGLIMEQVKVQIAVANAQELLQRMTDKCFRKCIGKPGSSLDNSEQKCIAMCMDRYMDAWNTVSRAYNSRLQRERANM